Within Vicinamibacteria bacterium, the genomic segment TCACGGCCGGACCTTTTCCGCCGAGACCTTGTCCAGGATGACGCGACGGATTTCCGGGGGCAGCTCGCCGTCGGCGAGTCGGCGGCACGTATCCGTGGCGAGGTCGAGCGTCAGAAAGAGGGATCGGCACCGCCGGCAGAGCTCGTGCTGAGGTACGGGGAACTCGCTACGTCGATCCAGGGCCTGCTGCTTCAACTCGAGCAGGTCCAGGCAGATCTGTCGCGAGTGGTCGGGTGGCGGGGCTGGCACCCGCGGAAGATGCCGTCGCAGCTCCTTGGCGAGGTAGAGCCGCGCGCGGTGGACCCGGGTCTTCACCGTTGCCGGTTTGATGCCGAGTATCTCCGCGACCTCTTCCGTGGAGAGCTCCATGAGCTCTTTCAGAAAGAGCGGGAGCCGGAAGGCCTCGGGGAGGTGGCCGATGGCTTCGTCCACCGCGTCCCGCGTTTCCCTCCGTAATACTAGCTGCTCGGGGCTGAGCGAGGCGTCTCCGAGTTGAACGACGGGCTCGTCGGGAGACGGCAAGACGTCGAGTGACGCGAGATTTTTGGGCTCGCCGGCGCGCCGCCGCTTCCGGC encodes:
- a CDS encoding RNA polymerase sigma factor, whose product is MTDVGSGSAGKARDAALPELLDDYGGRIFGLGLKMCGTPQDAEDLVQETFLQAYRKWDQFEGRSQPSTWLYRIASRLCTRRKRRRAGEPKNLASLDVLPSPDEPVVQLGDASLSPEQLVLRRETRDAVDEAIGHLPEAFRLPLFLKELMELSTEEVAEILGIKPATVKTRVHRARLYLAKELRRHLPRVPAPPPDHSRQICLDLLELKQQALDRRSEFPVPQHELCRRCRSLFLTLDLATDTCRRLADGELPPEIRRVILDKVSAEKVRP